A stretch of Dermochelys coriacea isolate rDerCor1 chromosome 6, rDerCor1.pri.v4, whole genome shotgun sequence DNA encodes these proteins:
- the LOC119856787 gene encoding NAD(P)(+)--arginine ADP-ribosyltransferase 2-like, with the protein MSPKKVALLLFTAAWVLPARTSQVSQGPPGTCMGEGNPMLSLASSSVDDLYRGCEYAMRQRLPSLMKKELTENKNFDLAWNKAKKEWMRKTNTYIFPNTMKAFCSVAVVAYTLNNPPLYKDFNTATRTGWTGSHAYLSCPFKALHFLLTQASKEIWGIKPSCATIYRGTNVMFSISHLFHFGQFSSTSKSSKVASGFSQKTFFVLFYCTGYGLRDLSHYPGEQEVLVPPSEMFQVTKVQPNGQGQTVHAKSVGVCSNHNCTYTEKGDP; encoded by the exons ATGTCCCCCAAGAAAGTCGCCCTCCTGCTTTTCACGGCAGCTTGGGTGCTGCCTGCTAGAACCTCACAGGTAA GCCAGGGCCCCCCCGGGACCTGCATGGGAGAAGGAAACCCCATGCTCAGTTTGGCCTCCTCCTCGGTGGATGACCTGTACAGAGGCTGCGAGTACGCCATGAGGCAACGTCTCCCATCCCTGATGAAAAAGGAGCTGACCGAGAACAAGAACTTTGACCTGGCTTGGAACAAGGCCAAGAAGGAGTGGATGAGGAAGACGAATACGTACATCTTCCCCAACACAATGAAAGCTTTCTGCAGCGTCGCTGTGGTGGCCTACACCTTAAACAACCCGCCTCTGTACAAGGACTTCAACACGGCCACCAGGACGGGCTGGACGGGATCCCATGCCTACCTCAGCTGCCCCTTCAAGGCCTTGCATTTCCTGCTGACCCAGGCGTCCAAAGAGATATGGGGGATAAAGCCCAGTTGTGCCACCATCTACAGAGGAACCAACGTAATGTTCTCCATCAGCCACTTGTTCCACTTCGGCCAGTTCAGCTCCACCTCAAAGAGCTCGAAGGTGGCGTCCGGATTCAGCCAAAAGACCTTCTTTGTGCTCTTTTACTGCACGGGGTATGGGCTTCGGGACCTGTCCCACTACCCTGGAGAACAAGAGGTCCTGGTGCCGCCCTCCGAGATGTTCCAAGTCACCAAGGTCCAGCCGAACGGGCAGGGGCAGACTGTCCACGCCAAGTCGGTGGGGGTGTGCAGCAACCACAACTGCACCTACACAGAGAAAG gAGACCCCTAG
- the LOC119856827 gene encoding LOW QUALITY PROTEIN: erythroblast NAD(P)(+)--arginine ADP-ribosyltransferase-like (The sequence of the model RefSeq protein was modified relative to this genomic sequence to represent the inferred CDS: inserted 4 bases in 2 codons): MKQLLPSLLEEELEENQLFREAWDKAKEIWLQMENQAIFPKTLRALYSVAVLAYTLQDPPLYQSFNLETRMAWKSPQAYAGFPFKSLHFLLTRAAKKLXEPSCAKVYRGTKVKFSIQGFFHLGEXRQKAEQFGHTTFFVLVSCQGFLVGNLSRVPWEEEAVVPPYEVFQVTRVKETPRKKTVHAKLVGVCSNRNCAYLGKDEGEDARRDVSCGRPPGR, translated from the exons ATGAAACAGCTTCTCCCATCCCTGCTGGAAGAAGAGCTGGAGGAGAACCAGCTCTTCCGTGAGGCGTGGGACAAAGCCAAGGAGATATGGCTGCAGATGGAGAACCAAGCAATCTTCCCCAAGACGTTGAGGGCCCTCTACAGCGTCGCTGTCTTGGCCTACACTTTGCAAGATCCACCACTCTACCAGTCGTTCAACCTGGAGACCAGAATGGCATGGAAGAGCCCCCAGGCATATGCTGGCTTTCCCTTCAAGTCCTTGCATTTCCTCCTGACCCGGGCGGCCAAGAAGCT GGAGCCCAGTTGTGCCAAAGTCTACAGAGGAACCAAGGTGAAGTTCTCCATCCAGGGTTTCTTCCACCTAGGAGA GAGGCAGAAGGCGGAGCAATTTGGACACACGACCTTCTTCGTGCTGGTTTCGTGCCAGGGGTTCCTGGTGGGGAATCTGTCCCGCGTCCCATGGGAAGAGGAGGCGGTGGTGCCGCCCTACGAGGTGTTCCAGGTCACCAGGGTCAAGGAGACACCAAGGAAGAAGACGGTGCATGCCAAGTTGGTGGGCGTCTGCAGCAACCGTAACTGCGCCTACCTGGGGAAAGATGAGGGGGAGGACGCAAGGAGGGACGTGAGTTGTGGAAGGCCACCAGGGAGATAA